A part of Antennarius striatus isolate MH-2024 chromosome 21, ASM4005453v1, whole genome shotgun sequence genomic DNA contains:
- the si:ch73-103b11.2 gene encoding GRIP and coiled-coil domain-containing protein 2 isoform X5 — protein MSFKDNACRKFQANIFNKSKCQNCFKPRESHLLNDEDLNQAKPVYGGWLLLAPEGTNFDNPLHRSRKWQRRFFILYEHGVLRYALDEMPSTLPQGTINMNQCSDVVDGETRTGQKNSLCILTPEKEHFIRAECKEIINGWQEALTVYPRTNKQNQKKKRKVDPPTHQEPGPAKVTVTSSSGGSIPCLPSSIASAEHVPTSRASLWQEESRWSRATIPCSRSTSCISQLSQSQPDSNISTQDDSGTVSTGRKVRVESGYFSLEKTKSEPSPPSQHSHPPLHLPLSSTASSSLGALSPRYSSEADPQISPFQPSQDPLPSPGALISPSYSTISSSQSSLDSEPSNTTPAWEGNGAGGGSTGSATAGCSRVGRSGQDYTSLSDVPRARRLSYREAFRSDKKRQELRARTRSPGREEVARLFGQERRRSQIIGQFEEGQHSERMDTSNSTEPHANTTLIQRQGRSERRHLPNKHEMSLDAGKDRSVPDVSSSTVANLRRAKSLDRRVTESSMTPDLLNFKKGWMTKLYDDGMWKKHWFVLTDQSLRYYKDSIAEEASELDGEIDLSTCYDVKEFPVQRNYGFQILCKEGACTLSAMTSGIRRNWIQAIMKNVRPTIAPDVTRKNISLKLSVLKPRSLPDERLNAQVLLEPCLQTTPESNSNPEDPKTDVLRQSAGNGASAPASEPRKSRVRERRREGRSKTFDWSEFKMDHTEKPVKEGADTVDLSSSFSTTSSYFSPSSSPSSLASSPISSSSLQTSSVSGAHPPSRTEEPEKENVRRGVTSYSTTSTSHMPNTVTVTMMSTINTTPLKAECQEQGKMEVDHPIAMHHDGGDGKNNRTPGVRDEIEQRWHQVETTPLREEKQVPINSTLGVSGNSDRLPAHDLAVLLDKELGQKQKELEKLQKQNNILKEQLENALGREQNAREGYVLQSATPPSSSLHRIPCQRLNVLNQDLQDELEAQKRKQDLTHQQIRTLKRSYTEAQSTVDRHEADIQALQTKLTSAMAEILASEEAVARMRNELKLEQERSKEREEEHSHSEATLRAQLKDSEDRLREVEASLLEKKQALRHLERQQALQRDHMREVQRLQERLQEVTARLTATEEGQALKEERLKMEQHSMQERNEREIENLCRQLSEAESAQKEMQNKLDEAEQQVETLLRGRQASGGKEYREEFLKVQEEVAQKTDMVESLREMVRVLEEEKGHLTCRCQELLNQIAEADREVYKLRDRLEKEEADYNTLEHSYERATQEFQKMSQFLKEKEEEIRQTKEVYERLVEHKEDDLKEALVKMTALGNSLEETEQKLQAKEEFICQMSQKLLDKVEPCGAEKDLQAKLVVAEERIAELEQHLNALQLGYADLHMERQKCSDYSKRGQLQTSASFSPNTYETSVDKEDQEKRLRIRFSTIQCQKYINDEETGQMSSKGNQDVNEDIRLTEGHGSPNITSPHSSDPEKFISIIHVLETKLLATEDKLRDLTQNLEEQRSIQPGHSSKIDLKVTESKPKPDTEFVCESVTQGNAASKHYAGALVYVENSREKVRALLSHCHDTVDSQLHSLSEIDKDLVNAALCIREGQEVFEVQSPVFCQTQTSETRDTEALQLFAKTLSFEAVVLNKMALLIQNSKSDLLQALGEIWEDLQNIKRNDNDCLAIVYADVLTRKLMLEREFWKELEKAEPRITISKDNVSSDADVDGTFIFNTLIKAELAYSVENIQHCYEEKFQMLKKELSEARTNLRQREMALKAIIEASKRHDLKNVINEVKHKFGFSKQTLADIHPPELAPYMEQIEMEEAKDLAEEIIDRHLTGEMTICGVDSIESLQNAHESLANELQRQAISLHRYAQEIESGRNQPGLAKMIHALLGYQTSQNFTSTSLCMREALIQAQVAYVACRLRAVHEQEMGWCKQTGENMDALVQQHAHNVSVIQEKYEASFQEERLNFTRTVGTLQNQNETLKSEISQHVERLSQQQEQVALLEEHFKNETEDLKQQHRQELSQVEKGRTSTELSLMETTADSQRKLEVLLVDMDTMEERHESHVRKLEEQFEQRICELQQVHRVEIEKLRSHYVDNIESVREYQPDKKGPDVSQSPPGDETTTPMEEGERGRGENTQHLSEVDSMMLLKERIQELETQMNTMRDELENKHLEGDVASLREKYQRDFESLKSTCERGFAAMEETHQKVIQDLQRQHQREISKLMEERERLLAEETAATIAAIEAMKNAHKEEMEKTHRSQLTGLNSDIDELRSQYEEELQSIHRELEVLSEQYSQKCLENAHLAQALEAERQALRQCQRENQELNAHNQELNNRLTAEITRMRSCFSGETAPSPFTQGKDVYELEVLLRIKESEIQYLKQEIHSLKDELQSALRDKKYATDKYKDIYTELSIVKAKADCDISKLKEKLLIATEALGERTVDGTLTSGYDIMKSKSNPDFMKKQSRLSRGARSKSVTEQVSWDS, from the exons CCCAGCACTCTCCCCCAGGGTACGATCAACATGAACCAGTGCTCAGACGTTGTCGACGGAGAGACCAGGACGGGACAGAAGAACTCGCTGTGCATCCTGACCCCTGAGAAAGAGCATTTCATACGGGCTGAGTGTAAAGAAATTATCAACGG GTGGCAGGAGGCTCTGACTGTGTACCCTCGCACCAACAAACAGAACCAGAAGAAAAAACGCAAGGTTGATCCACCTACTCACcag GAACCTGGCCCTGCAAAGGTGACAGTGACCAGCAGCAGCGGAGGAAGCATCCCCTGCCTGCCCAGCAGTATTGCGAGTGCTGAACATGTCCCAACAAGCCGAGCGTCTCTTTGGCAGGAGGAGAGCCGCTGGAGCAGGGCCACCATCCCCTGCAGCCGCAGCACCTCCTGCATCAGCCAGCTGAGCCAGAGCCAGCCAGACTCCAATATCTCTACTCAAGATG ATAGTGGCACTGTAAGTACTGGACGCAAGGTACGAGTGGAGAGTGGCTACTTTTCCTTGGAGAAGACCAAGTCGGAGCCCTCTCCACCGTCACAGCATTCCCATCCTCCCCTGCATCTGCCCCTGTCCTCTACAGCATCGTCCTCTTTAGGAGCTCTCAGTCCCAGGTACAGCTCTGAGGCCGATCCCCAAATTTCCCCCTTTCAGCCCTCCCAAGATCCTCTCCCTTCCCCAGGTGCGCTTATTTCCCCCAGCTACTCCACCATCAGCTCCTCCCAGAGCTCACTTGACTCTGAACCCAGTAACACTACACCTGCCTGGGAGGGAAATGGTGCTGGTGGAGGAAGCACCGGTAGTGCCACTGCCGGATGCAGCAGAGTGGGCCGGTCTGGCCAGGATTACACATCACTGTCTGATGTGCCTCGGGCCCGCAGACTGAGCTACCGTGAAGCCTTCCGCTCAGACAAAAAACGCCAAGAGTTGAGGGCACGAACGCGGAGTCCTGGCAGGGAGGAGGTGGCTCGGCTGTTTGGGCAGGAGCGCAG GCGCTCTCAAATCATCGGGCAATTTGAGGAGGGTCAGCACTCAGAGCGCATGGACACAAGCAACTCCACCGAGCCTCATGCTAACACCACGCTAATCCAGAGACAAGGTCGCAGTGAGAGACGTCACCTGCCAAACAAGCAT GAGATGTCACTAGATGCAGGAAAGGACCGTTCAGTCCCTGATGTGTCTAGCTCCACTGTTGCTAATTTAAGAAGAGCCAAATCACTGGACCGCAGAGTCACTGAGTCCTCAATGACT CCAGACTTGTTAAACTTCAAAAAGGGATGGATGACAAAGCTGTATGACGATGGAATG TGGAAGAAGCACTGGTTTGTCCTGACAGATCAGAGTTTGAGGTATTACAAGGACTCAATAGCTGAAGAG GCTTCAGAACTGGATGGTGAGATTGACCTTTCCACATGTTATGATGTCAAAGAGTTCCCAGTCCAGAGGAATTACGGCTTCCAAATCCTG TGTAAAGAGGGAGCGTGCACCCTGTCAGCCATGACCTCTGGAATCCGTCGCAACTGGATTCAGGCCATTATGAAGAATGTTCGACCCACTATTGCCCCAGATGTCACCCG GAAAAACATCTCTCTGAAACTGTCCGTTCTGAAGCCCAG ATCGCTCCCTGACGAGAGGTTAAACGCTCAAGTGTTGTTGGAGCCGTGTCTGCAGACCACCCCCGAGTCAAACTCCAACCCTGAGGACCCAAAGACTGATGTCCTTCGACAGTCTGCTGGCAACGGCGCGTCTGCTCCGGCCTCTGAGCCCCGTAAAAGCCGTGTTCGTGAACGCAGACGAGAAGGACGCTCAAAGACTTTTGACTGGTCTGAGTTCAAAATGGATCATACAGAAAAGCCTGTGAAGGAAGGAGCAGACACCGTCGACCTCAGCTCGTCATTCTCAACAACATCTTCATActtttctccctcttcttcgCCTTCCTCCTTGGCGTCTTCACCCATCTCTAGCTCTTCCCTCCAGACCTCTTCTGTATCAGGTGCTCACCCACCCTCTAGGACAGAGGAGCCAGAAAAGGAGAATGTCAGGAGGGGTGTCACTTCCTATAGCACGACCAGTACATCCCACATGCCAAATACTGTTACTGTTACCATGATGTCAACAATAAACACCACACCATTGAAAGCTGAATGCCAAGAGCAGGGAAAAATGGAAGTAGATCACCCAATTGCAATGCACCATGATGGTGGAGACGGGAAGAACAACAGAACCCCAGGCGTCCGAGACGAGATTGAGCAGCGATGGCATCAAGTAGAGACGACGCCATTACGAGAAGAGAAGCAGGTGCCAATCAACTCAACTTTAGGAGTCTCTGGAAACTCTGACAGACTTCCTGCACATGACCTTGCTGTGCTGCTAGACAAGGAG TTGGGACAGAAGCAAAAGGAGCTGGAAAAactacagaaacaaaacaacattttaaaagagCAGTTGGAAAACGCACTTGGAAGAGAACAAAATGCCAGAGAAGGCTATGTCCTGCAG AGTGCAACACCCCCTTCCTCTTCACTGCACAGAATTCCTTGTCAACGCTTGAACGTGCTTAATCAAGATTTGCAGGACGAGTTGGAAGCCCAAAAGCGCAAGCAGGACCTGACTCACCAGCAGATTCGTACCCTAAAAAGAAGCTACACAGAAGCCCAGAGCACTGTTGATCGCCATGAGGCTGATATTCAGGCTCTACAGACCAAACTAACATCTGCGATGGCTGAAATATTAGCAAGTGAAGAGGCTGTGGCCAGAATGCGCAATGAGCTTAAGCTAGAGCAGGAGCGTTCAAAAGAACGAGAGGAGGAACATAGCCATAGTGAAGCCACCCTACGAGCCCAGCTGAAGGACAGCGAAGATAGACTGCGTGAAGTAGAGGCCAGtctgttggaaaaaaaacaggccCTTCGGCACCTGGAGCGCCAGCAAGCCCTCCAAAGAGACCATATGAGAGAGGTGCAGCGGTTACAGGAAAGGCTGCAGGAGGTGACGGCTCGGCTAACCGCTACTGAAGAGGGTCAGGCACTGAAGGAGGAGCGTCTGAAGATGGAGCAGCACAGCATGCAAGAGAGGAATGAGAGGGAAATAGAGAATCTTTGTAGACAATTATCCGAGGCTGAAAGTGCACAGAAAGAGATGCAGAACAAATTAGATGAGGCTGAACAGCAGGTGGAAACATTGTTAAGAGGAAGGCAAGCTTCAGGTGGGAAAGAGTACAGGGAAGAATTTCTGAAGGTTCAAGAGGAGGTGGCTCAGAAGACTGACATGGTGGAGTCACTGAGGGAGATGGTGCGTGTGCTGGAAGAGGAGAAAGGCCATCTCACCTGTCGCTGTCAGGAGCTTCTAAACCAGATTGCAGAAGCAGACCGTGAGGTGTATAAACTCCGCGATCGTctggaaaaagaagaagctgattACAACACGCTGGAGCACTCCTATGAGAGGGCGACTCAAGAGTTTCAGAAAATGAGCCAATtcctgaaagaaaaagaggaagaaattcGACAAACTAAGGAAGTGTATGAGAGGCTGGTGGAGCACAAGGAGGATGACTTGAAAGAGGCCCTTGTTAAAATGACTGCACTCGGCAATAGCTTGGAGGAAACGGAACAGAAGTTGCAAGCTAAGGAAGAATTCATTTGTCAGATGAGTCAGAAACTGTTAGATAAAGTTGAGCCATGTGGAGCCGAAAAAGATTTGCAAGCTAAGCTTGTAGTTGCAGAAGAACGCATTGCGGAGCTGGAGCAGCATCTCAATGCTCTGCAGTTGGGCTATGCTGACCTGCATATGGAAAGGCAGAAGTGTTCAGATTATAGCAAGAGAGGACAACTCCAAACATCTGCTTCCTTCTCTCCAAACACATATGAGACATCTGTAGATAAGGAAGATCAAGAAAAGAGACTAAGGATCCGGTTTTCCACCATCCAGTGTCAAAAATACATCAATGATGAGGAAACGGGCCAGATGAGCAGTAAAGGCAATCAGGATGTAAACGAAGACATCAGACTAACTGAAGGGCACGGGTCCCCTAATATCACATCCCCTCACAGTAGTGACCCAGAGAAGTTCATCTCTATCATACATGTTCTAGAGACCAAACTGCTTGCTACTGAGGATAAACTTAGAGACCTCACACAGAACCTAGAAGAGCAGCGATCCATCCAACCAGGTCACTCGTCTAAGATTGATCTAAAGGTGACAGAAAGCAAGCCTAAGCCTGATACAGAGTTTGTTTGTGAAAGTGTGACACAAGGTAATGCTGCCAGTAAGCATTATGCTGGGGCCCTGGTGTATGTGGAAAACAGTCGGGAAAAAGTCAGAGCTCTTCTTAGCCACTGTCATGATACTGTTGATTCACAGCTGCACTCATTGTCAGAGATAGATAAAGATTTGGTCAATGCAGCTCTGTGCATCAGAGAGGGACAGGAAGTGTTCGAGGTGCAATCACCAGTTTTCTGTCAAACTCAAACCTCAGAGACCCGAGATACAGAAGCGCTGCAACTTTTTGCCAAGACTTTGTCTTTTGAGGCAGTAGTGTTGAACAAGATGGCTTTGTTGATACAAAATTCAAAATCTGACCTCCTACAAGCTCTTGGTGAGATTTGGGAAGACCTACAGAATATTAAAAGGAATGACAATGATTGCTTGGCAATAGTTTATGCTGACGTCTTGACCAGGAAGTTAATGTTGGAGCGTGAATTCTGGAAAGAACTGGAGAAAGCTGAGCCGAGAATTACTATATCCAAAGACAACGTTTCAAGTGATGCAGATGTCGATGGTACATTTATCTTTAACACTTTAATCAAAGCTGAACTAGCGTATTCTGTTGAAAATATTCAGCATTGCTATGAAGAGAAATTTCAAATGCTGAAGAAGGAGTTGTCTGAAGCTCGGACAAACCTGCGTCAAAGGGAAATGGCTCTGAAAGCAATTATTGAAGCTTCCAAAAGGCATGATCTAAAAAATGTCATAAACGAGGTCAAACATAAATTTGGGTTTAGTAAACAAACGTTAGCAGACATTCACCCGCCTGAGCTTGCTCCGTACATGGAGCAGATTGAAATGGAGGAGGCTAAAGATTTGGCTGAGGAAATAATAGACAGACACCTGACTGGAGAAATGACAATTTGCGGCGTTGACTCAATTGAATCATTACAGAATGCACATGAGAGCCTGGCTAATGAGCTTCAGAGACAAGCTATAAGCCTTCATAGGTATGCTCAAGAGATAGAAAGTGGTAGAAACCAGCCTGGATTGGCTAAAATGATCCATGCTCTTCTAGGTTACCAAACTTCACAAAATTTCACAAGTACCTCTCTTTGCATGCGTGAAGCCCTGATCCAGGCTCAAGTGGCATACGTGGCCTGTAGACTTCGGGCTGTGCATGAACAAGAAATGGGCTGGTGTAAACAGACAGGTGAGAACATGGATGCTCTCGTCCAGCAGCACGCCCACAATGTCAGTGTAATCCAAGAGAAATATGAAGCATCCTTCCAGGAAGAGCGCCTGAACTTCACACGTACCGTGGGCACGCTCCAGAACCAGAATGAAACCCTCAAAAGTGAGATAAGCCAACATGTGGAGCGGCTCtcccagcagcaggagcaggtcGCTCTCCTGGAGGAGCATTTCAAAAACGAGACCGAAGATCTGAAGCAGCAGCACAGGCAGGAGCTGAGCCAGGTAGAGAAAGGGCGTACGTCAACTGAACTGTCGCTCATGGAGACGACAGCCGACAGTCAACGGAAGTTAGAGGTTCTGCTGGTGGACATGGACACCATGGAGGAGCGGCATGAGAGTCATGTGAGGAAACTGGAGGAGCAGTTTGAGCAGAGGATCTGTGAGCTCCAGCAAGTCCACAGAGTCGAGATAGAGAAGTTACGTTCTCACTACGTTGACAACATTGAATCTGTGCGGGAGTACCAACCGGATAAAAAAGGTCCAGATGTTTCACAATCACCTCCTGGTGATGAGACCACCACACCGATGGAGGAAGGAGaacgagggaggggggagaacaCGCAGCACCTGTCAGAGGTGGACTCCATGATGCTTCTGAAGGAGCGGATCCAGGAGCTGGAGACTCAGATGAACACCATGAGGGACGAACTGGAGAACAAGCACCTTGAAGGAGATGTGGCCAGCCTGAGAGAAAAATACCAGAGAGACTTTGAAAGTCttaag TCCACGTGTGAACGTGGCTTCGCAGCGATGGAAGAAACACACCAGAAAGTAATTCAAGACCTCCAACGCCAGCATCAGAGGGAGATTTCCAAACTTATGGAGGAGCGAGAGAGACTGTTGGCCGAGGAGACTGCTGCCACAATTGCTG CTATAGAAGCTATGAAGAATGCACACAAGGAGGAAATGGAGAAGACTCATCGCTCCCAACTGACTGGATTGAACTCTGACATTGATGAACTTCGCTCGCAATATGA GGAGGAGCTGCAGTCCATCCACAGAGAACTGGAGGTGCTGTCGGAGCAGTATTCACAGAAATGCCTGGAAAACGCTCACCTGGCTCAGGCGCTGGAGGCTGAGAGGCAGGCCCTCAGGCAGTGTCAGAGAGAGAACCAGGAGCTCAACGCTCACAATCAG GAACTAAACAACCGGCTGACGGCAGAGATCACTCGGATGCGCTCCTGCTTCAGCGGTGAAACAGCGCCGTCTCCATTTACCCAGGGCAAAGATGTGTATGAACTGGAG GTGCTGTTACGTATTAAAGAGTCAGAGATCCAGTATCTTAAACAGGAAATCCACTCTCTAAAAGATGAACTGCAGTCTGCATTAAGG GACAAGAAGTATGCCACAGACAAATACAAGGACATCTATACAGAGCTCAGCATTGTGAAAGCAAAGGCTGACTGCGACATCAGCAAACTGAAAGAGAAACTGCTGATTGCCACTGAAGCTTTAGGCGAGAGAACTGTTGACGGAACGCTCACATCTGGATACG ATATCATGAAATCAAAGAGTAATCCAGATTTCATGAAAAAGCAATCGAGGCTATCAAGAGGCGCACGGTCGAAG TCTGTCACTGAACAGGTCTCATGGGATAGCTGA